In Bombus fervidus isolate BK054 chromosome 11, iyBomFerv1, whole genome shotgun sequence, a single genomic region encodes these proteins:
- the LOC139992268 gene encoding putative transferase CAF17 homolog, mitochondrial — MIFGTMIIHLKKFILPLCKLNKLGKVQKQFIRCDSSESSPGILEQLKNKSILRVKGNEASSFLQGLITNDMKNFEEGAANLYALFLNVKGRVMYDVIIYRSQENNVYYIECDSQAADSLQKHLKMYRVRKKIDIDHLGGNINVWAFFDPTQYMNNKYNDSNKQKLEGLIFPCGTLNNKVSKIVDNIMIYEDPRLPDLGIRILAESTIERQKIIRHLNLDALHSTSDFNYKAFRYKLGVPEGIEDLPPGKPFPLEVNCDYLHGVSFHKGCYIGQELTARTHHTGVVRKRLMPLLFSEVPNKSFSYDDKIINESDNVVGKFRGIENQYGLGLMRIIESLNAQSLTISDIKLKVSKPIWWPQELQKVSVNKKE; from the coding sequence ATGATATTTGGTACAATGATCATACACctcaaaaaatttattttgccgTTGTGCAAACTGAATAAACTTGGAAAGGTACAAAAGCAATTTATTAGATGCGATTCTTCAGAATCTTCACCTGGAATCTTAGAACagctaaaaaataaaagtatactGCGGGTTAAAGGAAATGAAGCTTCAAGTTTCTTACAAGGATTAATTACAAATGATATGAAGAATTTTGAAGAAGGGGCAGCAAATTTATATGCATTATTTCTAAATGTCAAGGGTAGAGTAATGTACGATGTTATTATCTATAGAAGCCaagaaaataatgtatattatattgaatGTGACTCACAAGCCGCAGATTCATTACAGAAACATCTAAAAATGTACCGtgttagaaaaaaaattgatatagaTCATTTAGGAGGTAATATAAATGTTTGGGCATTCTTTGATCCTACTCAATAtatgaataacaaatataatgaTAGTAATAAACAAAAACTTGAAGGTTTAATATTTCCATGTGGTACtcttaataataaagtaaGCAAGATAGTTgataatattatgatatatgAAGATCCTAGACTTCCTGATCTAGGCATTAGAATTTTAGCAGAATCAACAATTGAAAGACAAAAGATAATAAGACATTTGAACTTAGATGCATTACATTCTACTAGTGACTTCAATTACAAAGCATTTCGATATAAACTTGGTGTTCCTGAAGGTATAGAAGATTTACCGCCAGGGAAACCTTTCCCACTAGAAGTAAATTGTGACTATTTGCATGGTGTTAGTTTTCATAAAGGTTGTTACATTGGTCAGGAACTTACAGCTCGTACTCATCATACTGGTGTCGTAAGAAAACGTTTAATGCCTCTATTATTTAGTGAAGTTCCTAATAAATCTTTTTCGTAtgatgataaaattattaatgagtCTGACAATGTAGTAGGTAAATTTAGAGGAATTGAAAATCAGTATGGATTAGGTTTAATGCGAATTATTGAATCTTTGAATGCTCAATCTCTTACTATAtcagatattaaattaaaagtatcaaAACCTATTTGGTGGCCGCAGGAATTGCAGAAAGTTTccgttaataaaaaagaatga
- the Ttll12 gene encoding tubulin tyrosine ligase-like 12, producing the protein MDGVGLFNTFLQTHQPQLESSGVPRIYWHILFKKLQYQIFDSGLIFQLMRIDYDSDEKGEKDPIWKLFVCHKEGIAVKDPNNIYLIDHAWTYDISNARQNLSTIPDLLDRMCSLMGFDIDAEEDEKIEFVLNEMWRYNQSFSINSGSVEDRMPVWYIMDEVGSAINHSDNPNFRTVPFLYLPDGVTYTLLFPLKDVDYEEEVTRNFIEGQTKDQRKQRALLLPWIEISFIEESFLQIEPDEQYFLAGHIHESLPEEVDSKSLVRAKGTKLKVFSQYTYVNEYLNDPAFEIVADEDQADILWYTSHFKDYKRLSIQSPYVFINQFPFENVLTVKDLLPIICRRKAGERYFNPNTLETYPTWLPTTYNLSVELVQFVAYFERRKLMNLDNHWICKPWNLARGLDIHVTKNLFHILRLPSTGPKIAQKYITNPVLYDRPEIGKVKFDIRYVVMLKCVQPLQVFVYKNFFLRFANKEFALNNFDVYEQHFTVMNYSEDVPLCHIKCADFILEWERQYPDFSWKKCVEPKILHMFREVFEAAVALKPPKGIAKSPQSRAVYAIDLILEWKEETIQPMLLEINFAPDCKRACEYYPNFYNDIFKCLFLDFDNPEVFHDLCLQQD; encoded by the coding sequence ATGGACGGAGTAGgattatttaatacttttctTCAAACACACCAACCTCAATTAGAATCTTCTGGAGTACCAAGAATATATTGgcacattttatttaaaaaacttcAGTACCAGATATTTGATTCAGgtctaatatttcaattaatgaGAATTGATTACGATAGTGACGAGAAGGGTGAAAAGGATCCTATTTGGAAGCTCTTTGTTTGTCATAAGGAAGGCATTGCTGTTAAGGAtccaaataatatttatttgatagatCATGCATGGACATATGATATTAGCAATGCAAGGCAAAATTTATCAACTATTCCAGATCTATTAGATCGTATGTGTTCCTTAATGGGTTTTGACATAGATGCAGAGGAAGATGAAAAGAtagaatttgtattaaatgAAATGTGGAGGTACAATCaatctttttctataaatagtGGTTCTGTAGAGGATAGAATGCCAGTTTGGTATATTATGGATGAAGTGGGATCAGCAATAAATCATAGTGATAACCCCAACTTTAGAACAGTGCCTTTCTTGTATTTACCAGATGGTGTTACTTATACACTTTTGTTTCCTTTAAAAGATGTTGATTACGAAGAAGAAGttacaagaaattttatagaagGACAAACAAAAGACCAAAGGAAACAGAGAGCGTTATTGTTACCTTGGATAGAAATATCATTTATCGAAGAAAGCTTCTTGCAAATAGAACCAGATGAACAATACTTTTTGGCAGGTCATATTCATGAAAGTTTACCAGAAGAAGTGGATTCTAAGTCTCTTGTAAGAGCTAAAGGtacgaaattaaaagttttttcacaatatacatatgtaaatgaATACCTAAATGACCCTGCATTTGAAATTGTGGCTGATGAAGACCAGGCAGATATTTTATGGTACACCTCACAttttaaagattataaaaGATTAAGCATACAATCACCATACGTTTTTATAAACCAATTTCCATTTGAAAATGTTCTAACTGTTAAAGATTTATTGCCGATTATATGTAGAAGAAAAGCAGGTGAAAGATACTTCAATCCCAATACACTCGAAACTTATCCAACTTGGCTACCAACTACTTACAACCTAAGTGTAGAATTAGTGCAATTTGTTGCATACTTTGAACGGaggaaattaatgaatttagaTAATCATTGGATTTGTAAACCTTGGAATCTAGCTAGAGGATTAGATATACACGTTACGAAAAATTTGTTCCATATATTACGATTGCCTAGCACAGGTCCGAAGATAgcgcaaaaatatattacaaatccCGTTTTGTATGACAGACCAGAAATCGGAAAAGTTAAGTTCGACATACGATACGTAGTAATGCTCAAATGTGTACAACCTCTACAAGTGTTCGTCtacaaaaatttcttcttaAGATTTGCGAATAAGGAATTCgctttaaataatttcgacGTGTACGAACAACATTTTACAGTTATGAATTATTCAGAAGATGTACCACTTTGTCACATAAAGTGCGCGGACTTTATCTTGGAATGGGAGAGGCAATACCCCGACTTTTCATGGAAGAAATGTGTCGAGCCAAAAATCTTGCACATGTTTAGAGAGGTTTTCGAGGCTGCAGTCGCACTAAAACCACCGAAAGGAATTGCGAAAAGCCCACAAAGTAGGGCTGTATACGCGATCGATTTGATCCTCGAATGGAAAGAGGAGACGATACAGCCTATGCTATTGGAGATTAACTTTGCACCTGACTGTAAACGAGCATGCGAATATTATCCAAATTTTTACAACGACATATTCAAATGCCTGTTTTTGGATTTTGATAATCCGGAAGTATTTCACGATTTGTGCTTACAGCAGGATTAA
- the LOC139992266 gene encoding uncharacterized protein gives MVKSQPKEDKKLASKQLLNVPKDGFIQKNKNKKFKVIPTGKVPLINVSKKSNSNNMKTNTPQKPPEKNKGLRKKDVEKLQESLKKQRKNKLSEGSKENESINEGIVLQDSIMESSDESESSDGNKSEEEKVLPNILGASLADDSDEDDEDYEEDKKVQVNKGVKMFDGVKSNDSIVSSEDKDDSMSEVDDDDDDDDDDDDDDDDDDDDDDDDDDDDDDYDDDDDEEDTESENGEKTDESSAASLKVLLGDSLSEDEDDEDFNDFDENNETDDTTEEEDKQVRNEGSDLLKTLVGDTIIEDDNDDDDFVEPAENDEDDDISDEEDEELEEGEVEGNGSLSSHQDKDSPLEDFKENERTIFVGNLPKDVTKKQLQKLFKQFGKIDAIRFRGKISKSLNIPKRVAAITNDLHPKVKSIYAYIRFESEESTKKALSINGRKFGEHYIRVDMSMKSNNKYETKKSIFIGNLHFNVDDDTVRNHFKRCGEIESVRIIRDNQTGVGKGFGYVNFKSEDAVALALELDGTTISNREVRVKPNIDQDKKTKGKYGKRYPAEDNYNFSRKKLKNTVGASVAIRNKENAAKRITKKQKFERKEISPQQQGNNFQGQKSDVNKKKSKNKFDKKKKLLAEKLTAKPKKSSK, from the exons atggtTAAATCACAACCAaaggaagataaaaaattagcTTCCAAACAGTTACTGAATGTGCCAAAGGATggatttatacaaaaaaataaaaataaaaaatttaaagtaaTACCAACTGGGAAAGTTCCATTAATTAATGTATCAAAGAAGTCAAATAGTAACAATATGAAAACTAATACACCTCAAAAACCTCCAGAAAAGAATAAAGGACTGAGAAAAAAAGATGTTGAAAAGCTGCAAGAATctttaaagaaacaaagaaaaaataaactttctGAGGGATCCAAAGAGAATGAGTCTATCAATGAAGGAATTGTATTACAAGATAGCATAATGGAAAGTAGTGATGAGAGTGAATCATCTGATGGTAATAAAAGTGAAGAGGAAAAAGTCTTACCAAATATTCTTGGTGCCAGTCTAGCAGATGACAGTGATGAAGATGATGAAGATTATGAAGAAGACAAAAAAGTACAAGTAAATAAAGGTGTAAAAATGTTTGATGGAGTAAAATCAAACGACAGCATTGTTTCCAGTGAAGACAAGGATGATTCTATGTCTGAGGTTGATGatgatgacgacgacgacgatgacgacgacgatgacgacgacgacgacgacgacgatgatgatgatgatgatgatgatgatgatgattacgacgacgacgatgatgaAGAAGATACAGAATCTGAGAATGGAGAAAAGACTGATGAATCTTCTGCAGCTTCTCTAAAAGTACTTCTGGGAGATAGTCTTTCTGAGGATGAAGATGATGAAGACTTTAATGACTTTGATGAGAATAACGAAACTGATGATACAActgaagaagaagataaaCAAGTAAGGAATGAAGGATCAGATCTTCTAAAAACACTAGTGGGTGACACTATTATTGAGGatgataatgatgatgatgatttTGTTGAACCAGCTGAGAATGATGAAGATGATGATATAAGTgatgaagaagatgaagaactAGAAGAAGGAGAAGTAGAAGGAAACGGATCATTAAGTTCTCATCAAGATAAAGATTCCCCTTTAGAagactttaaagaaaatgaaCGAACAATCTTTGTTGGTAATCTCCCAAAAGATGTAACAAAAAAACAGttacagaaattatttaagCAATTTGGGAAGATTGATGCTATTCGTTTTAGgggtaaaatatcaaaatcccTCAATATACCTAAACGAGTTGCAGCTATCACAAATGATTTACACCCTAAAGTGAAATCAATTTATGCATATATTAGATTTGAGTCTGAAGAATCTACTAAGAAAGCTTTGTCCATAAATGGGAGGAAATTTGGAGAACATTATATAAGAGTAGACATgtctatgaaatcaaataacaaatatgaaacaaaaaaaagtatatttataggaaatttacatttta ATGTTGATGATGACACAGTTAGGAATCATTTTAAGCGATGTGGTGAAATAGAATCTGTGAGAATAATTAGAGACAATCAGACTGGAGTGGGCAAAGGATTTGGATATGTTAACTTTAAAAGTGAAGATGCTGTTGCATTAGCATTAGAACTAGATGGCACCACAATTTCAAATAGAGAAGTTAGAGTAAAACCAAATATTGACCaagataaaaaaacaaaaggaaagTATGGAAAGAGATATCCTGCAGAAGATAACTATAATTTTTCAcgtaaaaagttgaaaaatactGTAGGAGCATCAGTAGCA aTTCGTAATAAAGAAAACGCTGCAAaaagaataacaaaaaaacaaaagtttgaaagaaaagaaattagcCCACAACAACAAGGAAATAACTTTCAAGGTCAAAAATCTGAtgtaaacaaaaagaaaagtaaaaacaagtttgacaaaaaaaagaaacttttggctGAGAAACTTACAGCTAAACCTAAAAAGTCATCAAAGTAA